From Streptomyces sp. NBC_00237, a single genomic window includes:
- the wecB gene encoding non-hydrolyzing UDP-N-acetylglucosamine 2-epimerase: MNAQPAAVPWTPTLIRPDGPPVTVVLGTRPEIIKLSQVSRLLGRRGRVVFTGQHYDPSLTDTFFTGFKMPAPHATLRGVGGSSQIIQISRMITDLGNLFAEERPSAVVVQGDTNTVSAAAQAAHYCGIPVVHVEAGLRSYDRNMPEEINRRVAGTVTDLHCAPTATAMNNLLGEGVDPSRIELTGNTIVEAVQLSLPPVEDSLRFLEHVGVQADSYALATIHRPENTDDAARLRSILTELAKFPLPVLMPLHPRTRNAALRAGLGDALDRLHTVEPVDHTQFLSLARGARLLVSDSGGVQEECTVLKKPLLVVRNSTERPEAIQAGFAQLVQPGSQLGRAADAMLADGGLHARLAVTPSPYGDGHASERIVQAVARLVDRDG; encoded by the coding sequence TTGAACGCGCAGCCAGCGGCCGTGCCCTGGACCCCGACGCTGATCAGACCCGATGGACCCCCGGTCACCGTGGTCCTCGGCACCCGACCCGAGATCATCAAGCTCTCGCAGGTCAGCCGCCTGCTCGGGCGTCGCGGACGGGTCGTCTTCACCGGCCAGCACTACGACCCCTCGCTCACCGACACCTTCTTCACCGGGTTCAAGATGCCCGCCCCGCACGCCACCCTGCGCGGGGTCGGCGGCAGCTCGCAGATCATCCAGATCTCCCGGATGATCACCGACCTGGGCAACCTGTTCGCCGAGGAGCGGCCCAGCGCGGTCGTCGTCCAGGGCGACACCAACACCGTCTCCGCCGCCGCCCAGGCCGCCCACTACTGCGGCATCCCCGTGGTGCACGTCGAGGCGGGCCTGCGGTCGTACGACCGGAACATGCCCGAGGAGATCAACCGCCGGGTCGCGGGCACCGTCACCGACCTGCACTGCGCGCCCACCGCGACCGCGATGAACAACCTGCTGGGCGAGGGCGTCGACCCCTCCCGGATCGAGCTCACCGGCAACACCATCGTCGAGGCGGTGCAGTTGTCGCTGCCGCCCGTCGAGGACTCGCTCCGGTTCCTGGAACACGTGGGGGTGCAGGCCGACTCGTACGCGCTGGCCACCATCCACCGCCCCGAGAACACCGACGACGCCGCCCGGCTGCGCTCGATCCTCACCGAACTGGCCAAGTTCCCGCTGCCGGTGCTGATGCCGCTGCACCCGCGCACCCGCAACGCGGCCCTGCGCGCCGGGCTCGGCGACGCACTCGACCGGCTGCACACCGTGGAACCGGTCGACCACACGCAGTTCCTGTCGCTGGCCAGGGGGGCGCGCCTGCTGGTCTCCGACTCCGGGGGTGTGCAGGAGGAGTGCACGGTGCTCAAGAAGCCGCTCCTGGTCGTGCGCAACTCCACCGAGCGGCCCGAGGCGATCCAGGCGGGCTTCGCCCAACTCGTCCAGCCCGGAAGCCAGTTGGGTAGGGCGGCGGATGCGATGCTCGCCGACGGCGGCCTGCACGCGCGGCTCGCGGTCACCCCGTCCCCGTACGGTGACGGACACGCCAGCGAGCGGATCGTCCAGGCCGTCGCACGGTTGGTGGACAGGGACGGCTAA
- a CDS encoding TerD family protein — protein MTHAMMKGANVPLDATAVRAVLRWTPGPGIPDVDASALLVGSDGRVRNDEDFVFYNQVRHPSGLVRKLSMKRIPEGLTDTIVADLSHLDASVDRVVIAASLDLDSFEGATFAHVRDLRILLYDATAASDEPLAHFDVKPETGEETAVICGEVYRRGEGWKFRAVGQGYPTGLIGLATQFGISVDESESPEAPAATASGPASPASAPPAPAPAQEPATQAVPPTASPAQPFPQPPAQPAYGYPHAVPPPPQAQPTYGYPQPASGQPAYGYPQPAAAAAHAPDPNFRLPPQGPQFIRG, from the coding sequence ATGACGCACGCCATGATGAAGGGCGCGAACGTACCCCTCGACGCCACGGCCGTAAGGGCCGTGCTCCGGTGGACCCCGGGGCCCGGCATCCCCGACGTGGACGCCTCGGCCCTGCTCGTGGGGTCCGACGGGCGTGTGCGCAACGACGAGGACTTCGTCTTCTACAACCAGGTCCGCCACCCCTCGGGCCTGGTGCGCAAGCTCTCCATGAAGCGCATCCCCGAGGGCCTCACCGACACGATCGTCGCGGACCTCTCGCACCTCGACGCCTCCGTCGACCGGGTGGTGATCGCCGCCTCCCTCGACCTGGACTCCTTCGAGGGCGCCACCTTCGCGCACGTCCGTGACCTGCGCATCCTGCTGTACGACGCGACCGCCGCCAGTGACGAACCGCTCGCCCACTTCGACGTGAAGCCGGAGACCGGCGAGGAGACGGCCGTCATCTGCGGCGAGGTCTACCGGCGCGGCGAAGGATGGAAGTTCCGCGCGGTGGGGCAGGGGTACCCGACCGGGCTGATCGGCCTGGCCACCCAGTTCGGCATCTCGGTCGACGAGAGCGAGTCGCCGGAGGCCCCGGCGGCCACCGCGTCCGGTCCCGCCTCCCCCGCGAGCGCGCCCCCGGCACCGGCCCCGGCCCAGGAACCCGCCACGCAGGCCGTACCGCCGACCGCCTCACCCGCCCAGCCGTTCCCCCAGCCTCCCGCGCAGCCCGCCTACGGCTATCCGCACGCCGTACCGCCCCCGCCGCAGGCCCAGCCCACCTACGGCTACCCGCAGCCCGCGTCCGGCCAACCGGCCTACGGCTACCCCCAGCCCGCGGCAGCCGCGGCCCACGCCCCGGACCCGAACTTCCGGCTGCCGCCGCAGGGGCCGCAGTTCATTAGGGGCTAG
- a CDS encoding DUF4097 family beta strand repeat-containing protein, giving the protein MAAKTRTLLALGGAVLVALAATGCGGGADASEAPVEKKSFAFSGKTLTISADDSELTLVPADVKEIEVERQVDGWAVFGSGPDPVWGLNGDTLNLKINCSGISVECEARHSVKVPRGTAVNVENDNGHVRASGFTTDLKVKSDNGAVVLKNMSGKLDLESDNGKIEGEGISGKTVNVKSDNGEIKIAFTGVPDRFDGDSSNGAIRLTLPESTYQVDAKSNNGKVRVDVPKADSSSHVVKARSDNGEITLQSAN; this is encoded by the coding sequence ATGGCAGCCAAGACCCGCACACTTCTCGCCCTCGGCGGGGCCGTTCTCGTCGCGCTCGCCGCCACCGGGTGCGGGGGCGGCGCGGACGCCTCGGAAGCGCCCGTGGAGAAGAAGTCGTTCGCGTTCAGCGGGAAGACGCTCACCATCTCCGCGGACGACTCCGAACTCACCCTGGTGCCCGCCGACGTCAAGGAGATCGAGGTCGAGCGGCAGGTCGACGGCTGGGCGGTGTTCGGCAGCGGCCCCGACCCCGTGTGGGGGCTGAACGGCGACACCCTCAACCTGAAGATCAACTGCTCCGGCATCAGCGTCGAGTGCGAGGCCCGCCACTCCGTGAAGGTCCCGCGCGGCACCGCCGTGAACGTGGAGAACGACAACGGCCATGTGCGGGCGTCCGGTTTCACCACCGACCTGAAGGTGAAGTCCGACAACGGCGCGGTCGTCCTCAAGAACATGAGCGGAAAGCTGGATCTGGAGAGCGACAACGGGAAGATCGAGGGCGAGGGCATCTCGGGCAAAACCGTGAACGTCAAGTCCGACAACGGCGAGATCAAGATCGCCTTCACCGGGGTCCCCGACCGGTTCGACGGCGACAGCTCCAACGGCGCGATCCGGCTCACCCTGCCCGAGTCCACCTACCAGGTGGACGCCAAGAGCAACAACGGCAAGGTCCGGGTGGACGTCCCGAAGGCCGACAGCAGCAGCCACGTCGTGAAGGCGCGCAGCGACAACGGCGAAATCACGCTCCAAAGCGCGAACTAA
- a CDS encoding DUF2277 family protein, with the protein MCRSIKTLRPPVIPEEATHEEITAAALQYVRKISGFRAPAAHNKEVFDQAVEEVAAATAALLAGLEVRGRRTT; encoded by the coding sequence ATGTGCCGAAGCATCAAGACGTTGCGTCCGCCCGTCATCCCCGAAGAGGCCACGCACGAGGAGATCACCGCCGCCGCACTCCAGTACGTGCGGAAGATCTCCGGGTTCCGTGCGCCCGCCGCGCACAACAAGGAAGTGTTCGATCAGGCCGTCGAGGAGGTCGCCGCCGCCACGGCGGCGTTGCTGGCCGGGCTGGAGGTGCGGGGACGGCGGACCACGTAG
- a CDS encoding O-methyltransferase — translation MTKGNTTKITDELYAYVLAHNPPLDAVQSELVDTTWERFPDSAMMQSAREQAPLLAFLVRLTGARHVVEVGTFTGFSALAMAQALPEGGRLITCDVSEEWTAYGREAWEKAGVADRVELRLGAALDTLRAMPDEPHIDMAYLDADKPQYVAYWEELVPRMRAGGLIVVDNVLFHGGVVDPLATGNAVAIREFNERVAEDGRMESVMLGIADGVTLSRKR, via the coding sequence ATGACCAAGGGCAACACGACGAAGATCACGGACGAGTTGTACGCCTATGTCCTGGCGCACAATCCGCCGCTGGACGCGGTGCAGAGCGAGCTGGTCGACACGACGTGGGAGCGCTTCCCGGACTCGGCGATGATGCAGTCGGCCCGGGAACAGGCCCCCCTGCTGGCGTTCCTGGTGCGGCTGACGGGGGCGCGGCACGTGGTGGAGGTCGGTACGTTCACCGGCTTCTCGGCGCTGGCGATGGCGCAGGCGCTACCGGAGGGCGGACGCCTGATCACGTGCGACGTCTCCGAGGAGTGGACGGCGTACGGGCGTGAGGCGTGGGAGAAGGCGGGGGTGGCCGACCGGGTCGAGCTGAGGCTCGGGGCGGCACTCGACACGCTGCGGGCGATGCCGGACGAGCCGCACATCGACATGGCGTACCTGGACGCGGACAAGCCTCAATACGTCGCGTACTGGGAGGAGTTGGTGCCTCGGATGCGGGCGGGAGGGCTGATCGTGGTCGACAACGTGCTGTTCCACGGCGGGGTGGTGGACCCGTTGGCGACCGGGAACGCGGTGGCGATCCGGGAGTTCAACGAACGGGTGGCGGAGGACGGGCGGATGGAGAGCGTGATGCTCGGGATCGCGGACGGGGTGACGCTCTCCCGCAAACGGTGA
- a CDS encoding DedA family protein yields the protein MLESLGSLTSGPWIAGPWIYLVIAVSIILDVFVPIMPSGVLLITAATAAAAGATNATTNVPDTFAQDVPELLLLAACAATASLLGDFAAYRLAWRGGERLDRAISRSRRLSAAQERLGNALSRGGGILVVVARFAPAGRSVVSLGAGAAHRRAKEFVPWSALAGVTWALYSVTLGYFGGQWLGGSWLSTGISVLALALAGTLAAYVVRRPRTSSPASNAAVAAATSSTA from the coding sequence GTGCTGGAGAGTCTGGGGTCGCTGACCTCGGGTCCGTGGATAGCTGGTCCATGGATATACCTGGTGATCGCCGTCTCGATCATCCTCGACGTCTTCGTCCCGATCATGCCGAGCGGCGTCCTGCTGATCACAGCGGCCACCGCGGCCGCGGCGGGCGCCACCAACGCCACCACCAACGTCCCCGACACCTTCGCGCAGGACGTCCCGGAGCTGCTCCTGCTCGCCGCGTGCGCGGCGACGGCGTCCCTGCTGGGCGACTTCGCCGCCTACCGGCTGGCCTGGCGCGGCGGTGAGCGCCTGGACCGGGCGATCTCCCGCTCGCGCCGCCTGAGCGCCGCGCAGGAACGTCTCGGCAACGCGCTCAGCCGGGGCGGCGGCATCCTCGTCGTCGTGGCCCGGTTCGCCCCCGCCGGGCGCTCGGTGGTGTCCCTGGGCGCGGGCGCGGCGCACCGCAGGGCGAAGGAGTTCGTCCCGTGGTCGGCGCTGGCGGGCGTGACCTGGGCGCTCTACAGCGTGACGCTGGGGTACTTCGGCGGCCAGTGGCTGGGCGGGAGCTGGCTGAGCACGGGCATCTCCGTCCTGGCCCTCGCCCTCGCGGGCACTCTCGCCGCCTACGTGGTCCGCCGTCCCCGCACCTCCAGCCCGGCCAGCAACGCCGCCGTGGCGGCGGCGACCTCCTCGACGGCCTGA
- a CDS encoding HpcH/HpaI aldolase/citrate lyase family protein has product MHHFGHIPAAVRKGLFHREPAVFDADSPAPVLAAALGATLYSPATRPRLADDIVKQAGRGVVSMVLCLEDSIADDDVEAAEENLVRQLAELAGRGVETPLLFVRVREPAQIPDLAERLGDAVRLLSGFVLPKFTEERGVPFLEALTAAEAASGRRLFAMPVLESPELLHLETRTETLVGIARTVDKYRDRVLALRLGVTDFCSAYGLRRAPDMTAYDVQIVASVIGDVVNALGRSDGTGFTITGPVWEYFKVQERMFKPQLRRSPFLEGRAEDLRTALIAHDLDGLLREIGLDRANGLQGKTCIHPSHVLPVHALSVVSHEEYGDARDILRPERDGGGVMRSAYTNKMNEVKPHRAWAERTLLRAEVFGVAGEDVGFVELLAAGLAGLAGHQV; this is encoded by the coding sequence ATGCATCATTTCGGGCATATCCCTGCGGCGGTACGGAAGGGCCTGTTCCACCGGGAGCCCGCCGTCTTCGACGCGGACTCCCCGGCGCCGGTGCTCGCCGCCGCCCTCGGAGCGACCCTCTACAGCCCCGCCACCCGCCCCCGGCTCGCCGACGACATCGTCAAGCAGGCCGGGCGCGGCGTGGTCTCCATGGTGCTCTGCCTGGAGGATTCGATAGCCGACGACGACGTCGAGGCCGCCGAGGAGAACCTCGTCCGCCAGCTCGCGGAACTTGCCGGGCGCGGCGTCGAGACCCCCCTCCTGTTCGTCCGGGTGCGCGAACCGGCGCAGATTCCGGACCTGGCGGAGCGGCTCGGCGACGCGGTGCGACTGCTGTCCGGATTCGTACTCCCGAAGTTCACCGAGGAACGCGGCGTTCCGTTCCTGGAGGCGCTCACGGCCGCCGAGGCGGCGAGCGGGCGCAGGCTCTTCGCGATGCCCGTACTGGAGTCGCCGGAGCTCCTCCACCTGGAGACCCGCACCGAAACCCTCGTCGGGATCGCCCGCACCGTCGACAAGTACCGCGACCGGGTGCTCGCGCTGCGGCTCGGCGTAACCGACTTCTGCTCCGCGTACGGGCTGCGGCGCGCGCCCGACATGACGGCGTACGACGTCCAGATCGTGGCCTCCGTCATCGGCGACGTGGTGAACGCCCTCGGCCGCTCCGACGGCACCGGGTTCACCATCACCGGACCTGTCTGGGAGTACTTCAAGGTCCAGGAGCGCATGTTCAAGCCGCAGCTGCGCCGCAGCCCCTTCCTGGAGGGGCGGGCGGAGGATCTGCGCACCGCGCTCATCGCGCACGACCTCGACGGACTGCTCCGCGAGATCGGCCTCGACCGGGCCAACGGTCTCCAGGGCAAGACCTGCATCCACCCCTCGCACGTCCTGCCCGTGCACGCGCTCTCCGTGGTCAGCCACGAGGAGTACGGCGACGCCCGGGACATCCTGCGACCGGAGCGGGACGGCGGCGGAGTCATGCGTTCCGCCTACACGAACAAGATGAACGAGGTGAAGCCGCACCGCGCCTGGGCGGAGCGGACGCTGCTGCGGGCCGAGGTGTTCGGGGTGGCGGGGGAGGACGTCGGCTTCGTGGAGCTGCTGGCGGCGGGACTCGCGGGGCTCGCGGGGCATCAGGTCTGA
- a CDS encoding HAD family hydrolase encodes MITQVGVTAPVLVASDLDRTLIYSAAALGLRMPDAQAPRLLCVEVYQGKPLSYVTERAAGLLPELAAAALFVPTTTRTREQYHRIRLPVPVPRFAICANGGHLLVDGVSDPDWQRQVAAGIADACAPLAEVRDRLARTADPVWLLKDRVAEDLFAYLVVERALLPDGWVKELAGWAGERGWTVSLQGRKLYVVPAPLTKSAAVREVARRTGARLTLAAGDSLLDADLLLAADRGWRPGHGELADEGWTAARVTALEETGVAAGEEILRRFIAASASGGAPAAAPGPASAAS; translated from the coding sequence GTGATCACCCAAGTGGGCGTTACCGCACCGGTGTTGGTCGCCAGCGACCTCGACCGCACCCTCATCTACTCCGCCGCCGCGCTCGGCCTGCGGATGCCGGACGCCCAGGCGCCGCGCCTGCTGTGCGTCGAGGTGTACCAGGGCAAGCCGCTCTCGTACGTCACCGAGCGGGCGGCCGGACTGCTGCCCGAGCTGGCCGCCGCCGCGCTCTTCGTGCCGACCACGACCCGGACCCGCGAGCAGTACCACCGCATCCGACTGCCGGTCCCCGTACCGAGGTTCGCGATCTGCGCCAACGGCGGACACCTCCTCGTGGACGGCGTCTCCGACCCCGACTGGCAACGGCAGGTGGCCGCCGGGATCGCCGACGCGTGCGCTCCGCTCGCCGAGGTCCGCGACCGTCTGGCCCGTACGGCGGACCCTGTCTGGCTGCTCAAGGACAGGGTTGCCGAGGACCTCTTCGCGTACCTCGTGGTGGAACGCGCCCTGCTCCCGGACGGCTGGGTGAAGGAACTCGCCGGGTGGGCGGGCGAGCGCGGCTGGACGGTCTCCCTCCAGGGCCGCAAGCTCTACGTCGTCCCCGCCCCGCTCACCAAGAGCGCCGCGGTCCGCGAGGTGGCCCGCCGCACGGGTGCCCGCCTCACCCTCGCCGCCGGGGACTCCCTCCTCGACGCCGACCTGCTCCTCGCGGCGGACCGGGGCTGGCGCCCCGGCCACGGGGAGCTGGCCGACGAGGGCTGGACTGCCGCGCGGGTCACGGCACTTGAGGAGACGGGGGTGGCGGCGGGCGAGGAGATCCTGCGGCGCTTCATCGCCGCGTCGGCGTCCGGCGGTGCCCCCGCTGCGGCTCCTGGGCCTGCTTCCGCCGCTTCCTGA
- a CDS encoding phosphoribosyltransferase, with amino-acid sequence MVWTGSWVAERLDVELVQGGAPGPESLHDLLGLALRRNPKRAHLLVSNVLGKHVPQKPSLVYGAGFALGREVRALLGDREASRAVVLGYAETATGLGHCVADGLALAPYLHSTRRPVAGVATAGGFEEAHSHATSHLLLPSDPGLLAGDGPLVLVDDEFSTGNTVLNTIRDLHARHPRERYVVVALVDMRTPEDRARLESFAAEIGARVDLIARASGTVRLPDGVLEKGRLLVEQEESRGTRMPEQQRTSAASASSAASALRVDLRWPLAVPDGGRHGFTAGHRAELEASVPAMGARVVEALGAEPGRVLVLGFEELMYAPLRIGLALEESGLDVRYSTTTRSPVLAVDDPGYAIRTRLAFPAHDDPADGPGERYAYNVAGAAFDTVLVVVDSVADTAQLHAPDGLLSRLAPHAGRVALAVVPSYVPSCVPHPRAQENSVLPEPLRGPAFSSYAPDEVGWLLQDLSDVTLEAPTEEREEAIQAGGAHYAESLPVEYQPTAEYQELFRAALDESAARIARAVGVVTETVLAELPQRRKRRGDPPPRPVLVSLARAGTPVGVLMRRWAQYRHGLDLPHYAVSIVRGRGIDANALRWLAAHHDPADVVFVDGWTGKGAITRELASAIEEFHAEEGARDTLSGFDPEIAVLADPGSCVRTYGTREDFLIPSACLNSTVSGLISRTVLRADLVGPGDFHGGKFYRELADSDVSNDFLDAIAARFGDVAQDVVAEAKALQGKDRTPTWEGWAAVTRISEEYGIHDVNLVKPGVGETTRVLLRRVPWKILAKRGADADLKHIRLLAEQRGVPVEEVEDLPYTCMGLIHPRYTRGATGADGKAVEVK; translated from the coding sequence GTGGTATGGACGGGTAGTTGGGTCGCGGAGCGACTGGATGTGGAGCTGGTCCAGGGGGGCGCCCCCGGGCCCGAGTCGCTGCACGACCTGCTCGGCCTCGCCCTGCGGCGCAACCCCAAGCGCGCCCACCTCCTCGTCTCCAACGTCCTCGGCAAGCACGTCCCGCAGAAACCCTCCCTCGTGTACGGGGCCGGGTTCGCGCTGGGCCGGGAGGTGCGCGCCCTCCTCGGCGACCGGGAGGCGTCCCGCGCCGTCGTCCTCGGCTATGCGGAGACCGCCACCGGTCTCGGGCACTGCGTCGCCGACGGCCTGGCCCTCGCCCCGTACCTCCACTCGACCCGGCGGCCGGTCGCGGGGGTGGCCACGGCGGGCGGTTTCGAGGAGGCGCACTCCCACGCCACCTCGCACCTGCTCCTGCCGTCGGACCCGGGGCTGCTCGCCGGTGACGGACCGCTGGTCCTGGTCGACGACGAGTTCTCCACCGGCAACACGGTCCTCAACACCATCCGCGACCTGCACGCCCGCCACCCCCGCGAGCGGTACGTGGTCGTCGCCCTGGTCGACATGCGCACCCCCGAGGACCGGGCACGCCTGGAGTCGTTCGCGGCGGAGATCGGGGCCCGGGTCGACCTGATCGCACGGGCCTCGGGCACGGTGCGCCTGCCGGACGGGGTGCTGGAGAAGGGGCGGCTGCTGGTCGAGCAGGAGGAGTCGCGAGGCACGCGGATGCCGGAGCAGCAGCGTACGTCTGCCGCTTCCGCCTCGTCCGCCGCCTCCGCCCTCCGCGTGGATCTCCGCTGGCCCCTGGCCGTGCCCGACGGAGGGCGGCACGGCTTCACGGCAGGGCACCGGGCCGAACTCGAAGCCTCGGTGCCCGCCATGGGTGCGCGGGTCGTCGAAGCGCTCGGCGCCGAGCCCGGCCGCGTGCTCGTCCTCGGCTTCGAGGAGCTGATGTACGCGCCGCTGCGGATCGGGCTCGCCCTGGAGGAGTCCGGCCTCGACGTCCGGTACTCCACCACCACCCGCTCCCCGGTCCTCGCGGTCGACGACCCCGGATACGCGATACGCACCCGCCTCGCCTTCCCCGCCCACGACGACCCGGCCGACGGCCCCGGCGAGCGCTACGCCTACAACGTGGCGGGCGCCGCCTTCGACACCGTGCTCGTCGTGGTCGACTCGGTCGCCGACACCGCTCAACTCCACGCCCCTGACGGGCTGTTGTCCCGGCTCGCCCCGCACGCCGGGCGCGTCGCGCTGGCCGTCGTACCGTCGTACGTTCCGTCGTGCGTCCCGCACCCCCGCGCCCAGGAGAACTCCGTGCTGCCCGAACCGCTCCGTGGCCCCGCCTTCTCCTCCTACGCGCCCGACGAGGTCGGCTGGCTCCTCCAGGACCTCTCCGACGTCACTCTGGAGGCCCCCACCGAGGAGCGCGAGGAGGCGATCCAGGCGGGCGGCGCGCACTACGCGGAGTCGCTGCCGGTCGAGTACCAGCCCACCGCCGAGTACCAGGAACTCTTCCGCGCGGCCCTCGACGAGTCGGCGGCCCGCATCGCGCGGGCGGTCGGCGTCGTCACCGAGACCGTCCTCGCCGAACTCCCCCAGCGCCGAAAGCGCCGGGGGGACCCCCCTCCGCGCCCGGTACTGGTCTCGCTGGCCCGTGCGGGCACGCCCGTCGGCGTACTGATGCGACGCTGGGCGCAGTACCGGCACGGTCTGGACCTGCCGCACTACGCCGTGTCCATCGTGCGGGGGCGGGGCATCGACGCCAACGCCCTGCGCTGGCTGGCCGCGCACCACGACCCGGCGGACGTCGTCTTCGTCGACGGCTGGACCGGCAAGGGGGCCATCACACGCGAACTCGCCTCGGCGATAGAGGAGTTCCACGCCGAGGAGGGCGCGCGCGACACTCTCAGCGGCTTCGACCCGGAGATCGCGGTACTCGCCGACCCCGGCTCCTGCGTGCGCACGTACGGCACCCGCGAGGACTTCCTCATTCCCTCCGCGTGCCTCAACTCCACGGTGTCCGGGCTCATTTCACGCACCGTGCTGCGCGCCGACCTGGTCGGGCCCGGCGACTTCCACGGCGGCAAGTTCTACCGCGAACTCGCGGACTCCGACGTCTCGAACGACTTCCTCGACGCGATCGCCGCCCGGTTCGGCGACGTCGCCCAGGACGTGGTCGCGGAGGCCAAGGCCCTCCAGGGCAAGGACCGCACCCCCACCTGGGAGGGCTGGGCCGCCGTGACGCGGATCAGCGAGGAGTACGGCATCCACGACGTCAACCTCGTCAAGCCGGGCGTCGGCGAGACGACGCGGGTGCTGCTGCGCCGCGTCCCCTGGAAGATCCTGGCCAAGCGCGGGGCCGACGCGGACCTGAAGCACATACGCCTGCTCGCGGAGCAGCGCGGCGTGCCCGTGGAGGAGGTCGAGGACCTCCCGTACACCTGCATGGGCCTGATCCACCCCCGCTACACGCGGGGCGCGACGGGTGCGGACGGCAAGGCGGTGGAGGTCAAGTGA
- a CDS encoding DedA family protein yields MVASSAAPPAPSWITGLMEAMGAPGAGLAIALENLFPPLPSEVILPLAGFAAGAGRMSLWAVLLWTTVGSVVGALALYGVGALLGRDRTVALAARVPLLKVSDIEKTEAWFARHGTKAVLFGRMIPVFRSLISVPAGVERMPLPVFLGLTTLGSAIWNTLFVMTGYLLGDNWEQVAGYVSVYSKVVLGVAAAAVLAFVVVRVRKRRKQAQEPQRGHRRTPTRR; encoded by the coding sequence ATGGTCGCAAGCAGCGCAGCACCCCCCGCCCCCTCCTGGATCACCGGTCTCATGGAGGCCATGGGCGCCCCCGGAGCGGGCCTCGCCATCGCCCTGGAGAACCTCTTCCCGCCCCTCCCCAGCGAGGTGATCCTCCCGCTGGCCGGGTTCGCGGCGGGGGCCGGGCGGATGAGCCTGTGGGCGGTCCTGCTGTGGACCACGGTCGGGTCGGTCGTCGGAGCGCTCGCGCTGTACGGGGTCGGGGCGCTGCTGGGCCGCGACCGTACCGTCGCGCTGGCGGCCAGGGTGCCGCTGCTGAAGGTGTCGGACATCGAGAAGACCGAGGCGTGGTTCGCCCGGCATGGGACGAAGGCGGTGCTGTTCGGACGGATGATCCCCGTCTTCCGCAGCCTCATCTCCGTCCCGGCCGGTGTGGAGCGCATGCCGCTGCCCGTCTTCCTCGGGCTCACCACCCTCGGCAGCGCGATCTGGAACACCCTGTTCGTGATGACCGGATACCTGCTCGGCGACAACTGGGAGCAGGTCGCGGGCTACGTCTCCGTGTACTCCAAGGTGGTCCTGGGCGTGGCCGCCGCCGCGGTCCTCGCCTTCGTGGTGGTACGGGTCAGGAAGCGGCGGAAGCAGGCCCAGGAGCCGCAGCGGGGGCACCGCCGGACGCCGACGCGGCGATGA
- a CDS encoding zinc ribbon domain-containing protein, whose translation MPRYEYRCRPCSTTFELTRPMAESAASAPCPQGHTDTVKLLSAVAVGGTAAPSATSGGGGGGGCCGGGCCG comes from the coding sequence ATGCCCCGCTACGAATACCGCTGCCGCCCCTGCTCCACCACCTTCGAACTCACCCGCCCCATGGCCGAGTCGGCCGCCTCAGCCCCCTGCCCCCAGGGCCACACCGACACGGTCAAGCTCCTCTCCGCCGTCGCCGTCGGCGGCACCGCCGCCCCCTCCGCCACCTCGGGCGGCGGAGGGGGCGGCGGCTGCTGCGGAGGCGGCTGCTGCGGCTAG
- a CDS encoding superoxide dismutase family protein, translated as MAGTAGAKGPHQARKRVVRVVGGAAALLLAGSVGSASAAYAEDGGTGRGGEGRGLTVDGRFAPASAFVPPRAVSYDPALVPAGGWIRIEHKTDGEGTTVTVRVKGLKPGHAFGMHVHEKACGVDPKAAGLHYQHVKDPKLVDPDNEVWLDFTTDAAGGAETSAHHTWGLPQGVANSVVLHREQGGAGERVGCFTVPFGDFTTGVK; from the coding sequence ATGGCGGGCACGGCAGGTGCGAAGGGTCCTCATCAGGCGCGGAAGCGTGTCGTACGGGTCGTCGGCGGGGCCGCTGCCCTTCTCCTCGCGGGGTCGGTCGGTTCGGCCTCGGCCGCGTACGCCGAGGACGGCGGTACCGGCCGGGGCGGCGAGGGGCGGGGCCTGACCGTCGACGGACGCTTCGCCCCCGCCTCCGCCTTCGTGCCGCCCCGAGCCGTGTCGTACGACCCGGCGCTCGTGCCCGCCGGGGGCTGGATACGCATCGAGCACAAGACCGACGGCGAGGGCACCACGGTCACCGTGAGGGTGAAGGGGCTCAAGCCGGGCCACGCGTTCGGCATGCACGTCCACGAGAAGGCGTGCGGCGTCGACCCCAAGGCCGCCGGGCTGCACTACCAGCACGTCAAGGACCCGAAGCTGGTCGACCCGGACAACGAGGTGTGGCTCGACTTCACCACCGACGCGGCGGGCGGCGCGGAGACGAGCGCGCACCACACCTGGGGCCTGCCCCAGGGCGTCGCGAACTCCGTGGTCCTGCACCGCGAGCAGGGTGGCGCGGGCGAGCGCGTCGGCTGCTTCACGGTGCCGTTCGGGGACTTCACGACCGGAGTGAAGTGA